One window from the genome of Cryptomeria japonica chromosome 6, Sugi_1.0, whole genome shotgun sequence encodes:
- the LOC131856152 gene encoding uncharacterized protein LOC131856152 yields MGYIYEGMDRAKEAIRSIYAGDEDKYGPIWEIIDRRWQNQLHRPIHAAAYYLNPAFRFRDDFKADEEVLSGLYTVVQKLCTDGTASRTTLQLDKYNNREGAIFSSSMCIEARTQLQPDRWWQMFGPSTPNLQKIAIRILSQPCSASGCERNWSMFEHIHSKRRNRLSVERLNDLVFVHYNLRLRTRQILDTDSSPITLAEIDPESEWITESTDPVFTEEDHEWVDQADREAEAVAMAEEEDRARSGIGTSQAETMASQSSRTYLRRICRRQTDYSEAQD; encoded by the exons atgggctatatatatgagggtatggatagggccaaggaggccattaggtccatatatgcaggagatgaggataagtatggccccatttgggagattattgataggagatggcagaaccagcttcacaggcccatccatgcagcagcctattacCTCAATCCGGCATTTCGATTCCGTGATGACTTCAAGgcagatgaggaggttcttagtggccTGTATACAGTGGTTCAAAAGTTGTGTACTGATGGCACAGCCTCAAGAACAACGCTCCAGCTGGATAAATATAATAATCGAGAAGGGGCAATCTTCTCAAGCAGCATGTGCATAGAGGCTCGAACACAATTGCAGCCAG atagatggtggcaaatgtttgggccctcaaccccaaaccttcaaaaaattgccatccgtattttgagccagccatgcagtgcttctggatgtgagcgcaattggtcaatgttcgagcacatccattcgaagaggcgtaatagattgtctgtggagaggttgaatgatcttgtttttgttcattacaacctccgtcttaggaccagacagattttggacactgactcctctccgatcacttTAGCGGAGATCGATCCAGAGTCTGAGTGGATCACTGAGTCTACCGATCCCGTCTTCACTGAGGAGGAccatgagtgggttgaccaggcagacagagaggctgaggctgtggctatggcagaggaggaggatagagcacgatccggCATAGGCACCTCACAGGCGGAGACTATGGcttctcagtcatccaggacctaccttagacgcattTGTAGGAGGCAGACAGACTACTCTGAGGCTCAGGATTAg